From Quercus lobata isolate SW786 chromosome 1, ValleyOak3.0 Primary Assembly, whole genome shotgun sequence, one genomic window encodes:
- the LOC115954244 gene encoding uncharacterized protein LOC115954244, whose amino-acid sequence MHEGETLKAYSDRYWEMYNELDENHDNVAINTFKSGLPTKHGLRKSLTGKPIANVHQLMDRIDKYKRVEEDQLQGKGKEKIIPPKGNDFKSKQYNHNQLRRDFSRQAGQSNMQTVNAVFREPVQQVLEKVKNEPFFRWPGKMARDPSKCNQSLGHLIQAMQEPRKDVSLQPPTGTIHVILAAPGRTGSSPSRVLSVARLSAEDREKEYKRFKKGSPLILGFSDKDKRGTIQPHDDALVITLRIEGFDVKRVLVDPGSAVVIMYPDLYKGLNLRPEDLTAYDSPLISFEGKIVVPKGQIRLPIQTGSEVVEVDFIVVDAYSPYTAIVARPWIYALEAMSSTLH is encoded by the exons atgcacgagggagagaccctAAAAGCGTATtcggataggtattgggagatgtataacgaGTTGGATGAGAACCACGATAACGTCGCTATCAAcacattcaaaagcggtctccccaccAAGCATGGCTTAAGAAAATCTCTCACTGGTAAACCCATTGCCAACGTTCATCAGTTAATGGATAGGATTGACAAATACAAGAGGGTGGAAGAAGATCAGCtacaaggaaagggaaaggagaagatcattcCCCCCAAAGGGAATGATTTTAAGTCGAAACAATATAACCATAACCAGctgaggagagatttttcgagaCAAGCTGGACAAAGCAACATGCAGACGGTTAATGCCGTGTTcagagagccagtacaacaAGTTCTGGAGAAAGTGAAGAATGAGCCCTTCTTCAGATGGCCGGGAAAAATGGCTAGGGACCCTTCGAAATGCAACCAGAGCCT TGGTCATCTGATCCAGGCAATGCAAGAACCTCGAAAAGATGTGTCGTTACAGCCTCCCACGggaacgatacatgtcatcctcgccgcCCCAGGAAGAACCGGCTCCTCTCCTTCCAGGGTACTGTCCGTGGCGCGACTCTCTGCCGAGGACAGGGAAAAAGAGTATAAGAGGTTTAAAAAGGGAAGCCCTTTAATATTAGGATTCTCAGACAAAGATAAGAggggaactatccaacctcaTGACGATGCCTTAGTAATTACACTGAGGATCGAAGGTTTCGATGTGAAGAGGGTACTGGTAGACCCGGGCAGCGCGGTAGTGATAATGTACCCCGATCTATATAAGGGGTTGAACTTAAGGCCGGAGGATTTGACGGCTTATGACTCTCCTCTTATCAGCTTTGAGGGAAAGATAGTTGTACCAAAAGGGCAGATCAGATTACCCATCCAGACCGGGTCAGAGGTAGTAGAGGTGGACTTTATCGTGGTTGATGCCTACTCGCCCTACACGGCGATAGTGGCTAGGCCATGGATCTATGCCCTAGAGGCCATGTCTTCCACACTTCACTAA